A single Thermoproteales archaeon DNA region contains:
- a CDS encoding SdpI family protein has protein sequence MIFIGLFLSMLIILTSILAYFITPRIEPNPIFGFRVGYTLIDKEVWIKGNKFISKLFMVIGILFLSLSMLLNNEYLVTFLVLFKISVIVGVTVSILYVDDLAEKVTGRRKIEEPSKIVPLKLNPKIVKYLAALTILYMVLNSMIVYTANFLPDTIAVHFDISGFPNRYEGKFNFVLGVITVTSLDFILYAVFFYLAKNKPLIFYKPKLGISTNDFMEWLAMLVAISFAIVGLAYADIFTYNLHGCHIMPMFIIICLALMLVFLVILYLVYKKR, from the coding sequence TTGATCTTTATAGGTTTATTTCTTTCAATGCTAATAATTTTAACAAGCATATTAGCATATTTTATTACCCCAAGAATAGAGCCAAATCCGATTTTTGGGTTTAGAGTAGGCTATACATTAATAGATAAAGAAGTTTGGATAAAAGGTAATAAGTTTATAAGTAAATTATTCATGGTCATTGGTATTCTATTCTTGTCTCTTTCTATGCTTCTAAACAATGAGTATTTGGTAACATTTCTTGTTCTCTTCAAAATTTCAGTAATAGTTGGTGTTACAGTTAGTATACTATATGTTGACGATTTAGCCGAGAAGGTAACTGGCAGAAGAAAAATCGAGGAGCCATCCAAGATAGTTCCTTTAAAACTAAACCCTAAAATAGTCAAGTACTTGGCAGCTCTTACAATCCTATACATGGTCCTAAATTCCATGATAGTTTATACTGCAAACTTTCTACCTGATACCATAGCTGTCCACTTTGATATTTCTGGATTTCCAAACAGGTACGAAGGCAAGTTCAACTTTGTTCTAGGCGTTATAACTGTAACGAGCCTAGATTTTATTTTATACGCGGTTTTCTTTTATCTCGCTAAGAATAAACCACTAATTTTTTACAAGCCTAAACTAGGCATATCCACTAACGATTTTATGGAGTGGCTTGCTATGCTCGTAGCAATATCTTTCGCTATAGTAGGCCTAGCATACGCCGATATATTCACTTATAATCTTCATGGCTGCCATATAATGCCCATGTTCATTATCATCTGTTTAGCTTTAATGTTGGTTTTTCTAGTTATATTATACCTAGTATATAAAAAAAGGTGA
- a CDS encoding helix-turn-helix transcriptional regulator has product MRFNIVKGQIEEFKKELLSVAYTLLTLMIVKYYPRPIYGYKIIQLVNTLSSGKIVFKEGTLYPVLKKLQKIKLLDSFWGVSESGPPRKYYTITNLGEASLKELIVMWDNMVSAINSIREKAERGELS; this is encoded by the coding sequence TTGAGGTTCAATATAGTGAAGGGACAAATAGAAGAATTTAAAAAGGAATTACTGAGCGTAGCATATACTTTACTCACTTTGATGATTGTAAAGTATTATCCAAGACCAATATATGGATACAAAATAATACAACTAGTAAACACCTTAAGCAGTGGAAAAATAGTATTTAAGGAGGGTACTCTGTATCCCGTTCTTAAAAAATTGCAAAAAATAAAGCTGTTAGATTCCTTCTGGGGCGTATCTGAAAGTGGTCCTCCAAGAAAATACTATACAATAACAAATCTTGGAGAAGCCTCGCTTAAAGAGCTTATTGTAATGTGGGATAACATGGTATCTGCTATTAATAGCATAAGAGAAAAAGCCGAAAGAGGTGAATTGAGTTGA
- a CDS encoding acetylxylan esterase encodes MQVINFNKYLNCIVLVLLFLTIEISPYFEYYEYDKNMALNAEIAILRETDNVIIYKVYYDSPMGGRVPALLSIPKSGEPSFPCIIFLHGYGGKKENILDATDYVAQLGYAVFAIDAQYHGERKVPGVELYSPNFTRTINGIIQTVIDLRRGIDFLETVEKIDSSRIGYLGASMGGILGAIFISVEPRVKAAVLIVPGGNMSLMIKESKHPSVSLIREYIQKTGLSYDYLQKMLDPIDPINFIEYYSPRPVQFHCGVYDDIVPAEACRQLYERAREPKEIYWYESGHALKPEELVVLRAINFFNKHLKAVKPSKVENKEYYIVKLENIPDYSLLILLAWIILLSIATAVYILYKLKKI; translated from the coding sequence ATGCAAGTTATAAATTTTAATAAATACTTAAACTGTATAGTTTTAGTTTTGCTATTCCTAACGATTGAAATTTCTCCCTATTTCGAATACTACGAATACGATAAAAATATGGCTTTAAACGCCGAAATCGCGATACTACGTGAAACAGATAACGTTATAATATACAAAGTCTACTACGATAGCCCAATGGGAGGTAGAGTCCCCGCCCTCCTCTCCATCCCAAAAAGTGGCGAACCTTCCTTCCCCTGTATCATTTTCTTACACGGATATGGAGGAAAGAAAGAGAATATATTAGATGCAACAGATTACGTTGCGCAATTAGGATATGCTGTTTTCGCAATCGATGCGCAATACCACGGTGAGCGCAAAGTTCCGGGAGTAGAGCTTTACTCTCCTAATTTTACGAGAACAATTAACGGTATTATACAAACAGTTATAGACTTACGTAGAGGAATAGATTTCCTTGAAACCGTAGAAAAAATCGATAGCTCGCGCATAGGATATCTTGGAGCAAGCATGGGAGGCATATTAGGCGCTATTTTCATCTCTGTAGAACCACGAGTTAAAGCCGCTGTTTTGATCGTTCCCGGTGGAAACATGAGCCTCATGATCAAAGAAAGTAAGCATCCGTCTGTCTCTCTCATAAGAGAATATATTCAAAAAACGGGTTTAAGCTATGATTATCTTCAAAAAATGCTGGATCCTATAGATCCCATTAACTTTATAGAATACTACTCGCCCAGGCCTGTTCAGTTTCACTGTGGTGTTTACGACGATATCGTACCGGCAGAAGCTTGCAGGCAGCTTTATGAGCGCGCGCGTGAGCCAAAAGAGATATATTGGTACGAGTCTGGTCATGCTTTAAAACCTGAAGAGCTGGTGGTACTTAGAGCTATTAACTTCTTTAATAAACATCTTAAAGCTGTAAAACCTAGTAAAGTAGAAAATAAAGAATATTATATTGTAAAGCTCGAAAATATACCCGATTATAGCCTGCTTATCTTACTAGCTTGGATTATTCTTTTAAGTATAGCAACAGCAGTTTATATTCTATACAAATTAAAGAAAATCTAG